DNA sequence from the Centropristis striata isolate RG_2023a ecotype Rhode Island chromosome 17, C.striata_1.0, whole genome shotgun sequence genome:
ATCCCTGCCCCGGACACTTTGGCATCTCTGGATCCAGAGTACTGCAGATGTTCCCGTGCCCTAGCCACAATGAACTCTTCTCTGACTGAACTGAAGGGGAGCCTGAGCTTGTTGGTGTTCCCATATAGCCCAATGCTGCTTAGGCTGCGTGGCAATCCCAGCCATCTTCGCAGATAACTGCTCACCTTCTGTTCAAAaccttccaccactgtcattGGGACCTCGTAGATGAGGAGAGGCCAGAGGATTCTTGGGAGGATCCCATGCTGGTAGACCCAGGCCTTGAATCTTCCAGGGAGCCCAGACTTGTCCACTGTCCTTAACCAGCCCTCCAGGTCAGCACTGGTTGCCTTGATGGAATCTGCATCCTTCAGACTGCAGGTGAAGACCTTTCCGAGGCTCTTCACTGGCCTCTCAGTGACTGATGGGATCTGATGTAGTCCCAGGCTGAAGCGGaatctatctgtcactttcccCTTCTTCAGAACCAAAGACCGGGACTTTGCCGGTTTGAAGCTCATGCGAGCCCACGCCATGATGCGCTCCAACCCCTGGAGGATCCACCTGGCTCCTGGTACAGCTGTTGTTGTCACCGTTAGGTCATCCATGAAGGCTCTGATGGGAGGTTGCCTTACTCCAGACTTGCTGAGGGGACCTCTACATTCTGGTTCAGCTGCCTTGACCAGCATGTTGTCTCTTAAAGAGACAATTTGTTATTACAATATTAGTAACAAATCATtattgatttttgtgtattttattgataaaattcttgggaaaaaatgttgaattagGTTTTACGACCATCTTTCAGGTTAGAATATTACTTAAACATAGTGAAGATAATGAATTATTCTTTTCTaatgtcttatttatttatttaaagttttcaaagcaaatgtatttatatagcacatatCAGCAACAAGTTCACACAAGacattaaaaactaaaccaaaacataataaatcacaccgctgctcattgagctctttgagaattgtcactagcacttattgatgcactaatagctcttattgcactataccttgattgtttgtttctactcttcctgtaagtcgctttggataaaagcgtctgctaaatgactaaatgtaaatgtaaatgtaaataaaagcgATATGAGAAATATGAGTAAAAGTTAGTTTAATCCTGATCATAATTTAcaattattcattaattttcagAATTGTTATCCCTTTAAATGCccctatatttattttgttgctgtttttttaatgaaaaatgttcaaaaatgaaattattttatgttaactAGCAATAACCTGAGTGTAAACCACATATATTTACACCATAGGGCAAAAATAGCATTTTGAAGTCAGGGCTCTAGATTGAAACCCTGATTTAAAAGATTGCATGATTTTAAGCTTTAAGGACCTTGGAGAGTCAGaaattgtggttttaatgggtttcagTTTATTGGACATTATTGTCCTTGAGAGTCTGAATCTCTGTATCTTGACTATACAGAAACAGAATACAGccaaaagaaaacaatgtttctaCTGTCACTTTATGAGTCAGTGTAAATCATATGAACAttgttaaaacaagacaaactgagaagagaaaaaagggaaaaaagagtTTAGATAATCTCAGTGTTACTTTCATATAATTAGTCTGTTCAGATGGGATTAGTGCTGGTTGAAAGGTTTGACTCACCAGCTTCAAATTTAGATTGACATACTGAAATTAATGAAGAATACTATATAGTTATGTGTAAATCAGCAGGAGGATTTGCTCCTTGGTGGCCATAGGTGAAGATGTTTAATTAACCCTGACACATTGAcactatttttttccatcacgTAGCAGCAGGTGGGGAGCTTTGATCATCACATTACTGGACCCCTCTCCTCCGTCCGGCGCGGCCCAGCTGGACGCCCGCGGTCTCCACATCCTCACTGCTGCCAGAAATGTTCCTTAAAGTCAAGTTATGTCACGATTAGAGAGTGAGTAATGAGGCTTATCAGTGAGAGTCCTGCGGCGGAGGAAAGGTCAGCGTGTATTTAAAGAACGAGATGTGAAAATGATGATTATTTGGcgtttttaagttttattgttCGACTTGACAACAATGATGCGAGTGCCGCGACACTTACATTGAGGGTTTTGTTTGCAGTGTGACATTTAGATGTTCTCTGTGTTTACTGTCCACTGACTCAAAGTGACGGCATAAAGGGTGGCGGAGTGTCGGACTTGTTCGCAGCCTCATTAACATTTGAGTCACATTGTGTCATTGACAACACTGCACAGCATGCCGGTTCATGAAAGTTCACAAAGCTGCTCCTGAGTGGCAGAAGTAAAgtcatattttaccattaagtTTGGTGTTTCATATTGAAAAAGTCCAGCTTGAGCACCAATCAGCCCAAAATGTTGTGTTGGATGTGTTTCAGGAGCAGTTTAGTCGTGTCTGATGATGACCTTTTCCTGTCCGGTGACACTTCTGTTCTCACACCTCCTCATCCTTCGTCTTCCACCAATCACGTCCCTTCGTTGGCTCGAGGATGAGGAGGATCTGGAGATGAAGAGGACTATTTATCAGCTCAATCAGCGTCCTACTCAAACACTCAGCTCCGCCACCGTCACAttttctgattggctgtgttTTGGACTTTTGAACAGAGAATCGTGGGATTAGAAGAGCTTCTTGTGTCTGCTGTTTGAGGTGGAGATGCTTCGCTCGCAGGTGCAGCTTCTTCTCGTGGCTTTGTGTTGCTCGGTGCTGATGGTGCAGGTCGGCGGCGCCCCGCGCAGAGACATGCtgacacagagagcagagctcACACACGACAAGGTGAGTGACTCGTATGTTGTACGGATTTAAATGGCTGGAATAGAGCTGTTATGGGATCAGATTTTACTGTGGCCAAAACAATTCATGATAACAATATTATCTCAATATGTctagaaaaatgtcaaattcagctttaactttgtttattatGGGGTTTGTCTCTCTTGGCAAATTAATGCCTCAAAAAGTTCcccaaaatgaaaaatcttTTATGGCAAATAAATGGCAAGAAAATGCACTAagccaaaacagaaaaaaatcattttttggtaaatgaTTGCCAAGAAAACATGCCtgtaaaagttatttaaaaaacattttttttgtaaataacagaaaatttaaaaaacatttttattgtaaattaatgccaagaaaagccaaaaaattctaaaaaattTATCCGAAAAGGCTCTTTTTGGTAAATGaatgccccaaaaaaaaaaaaaaaagtatggcaAGAAATTGAGGCAAGAaggcaaaaaaggaaaaagaaaaacagtgtcCCTTTTCGGTAAATAAATGCCAAGAgaacagactaaaaaatatatatatattttttggtaaaagTTGTAAAGAAAATATCACGAAtgaatgtcaataaaaaaagccaaaagaagaaaaaaaaacattatgggaaaaatgaataacaaattgtctctgtttttggtcaatttctgccagaaatttaaataaaaatgtattttttatggcaataaatgtaaaaaaaaaaaaaaaaaaaagaactttcattttggacaaataaatacTAGAAATGGGAGAGATTAAGAACGGAAAGAaatggaagttttttttaaatatgctggATTAATTACACAATACTATCATAGTGTATGATAACCATGATGACATTTTCAGGTGCTGTCTTGAGTGctaatttatttccttttctgtCCTCTGTCAGGATCTGGCTCACCTGCTCTTGCTGAAGCTCGTGTCTGAGGTAATTGCAGCAAGAGGAGACGAGATGCTCCccgagctggaggaggaggaggaggagggagtcaGGGAGGAGGTGATGCGGCGACATATCCCCCTCTCCCAGAGAGAGCGCAAGGCCGGCTGCCGCAACTTCTTCTGGAAGACGTTCACCTCGTGTTAACACAAGAAGACAGCAGTTAAAGCTGGagaacttttgtttttaaatgtacttttcaAAGATATATTAATCGATTTctgctcagtttgttttaattggaGTAATAAGGTTGTATGTTTGTGAGATTGGAAGGGATGTACACAGTGTCTCAAATAAAATGTTCTGATTTATAAGGGTATGTTTGTCAGGCAAAATGCTGacttaactttttttgtgtcttaaagGGATATACCACTGATTCTGGATACTGTTTGGAGACataaaatgtgcttttaaaTAAGAATAGGTAGAATCGACGCTGCAGGATCTGAGATATCCTGAATTTTAATCTCAAGAATGGATCAAACTTCCCAAAAAACACTTCCCTACATTACTAAGAATTTAGACTAAGgctgttttattgtcatttactCATATGCATGACTACGTTACACAAGGACCACAGTGCTACATAAACAGATAAATAACAGACAGTACATACTacactaaaaatataaatatgatgtgataaatattaaaaacaacttCCAGTAGTGGAataagtatttagatcccttacttcagtactGTGCAACTGTGAAATTCCTCCACTAaaggtaaaagtcctgcattcaaaacttacttaagcaagtataaaagtatcagcaatagtgcagtaaaaagcacaatatttgcctctaaaatggaGTGTAGTAGCAGTATAAAGTTCCATAAAATGGGCATACTCAAGTAAattacagtacattttacatattttgtcaCATCATCCCTGTCTGGTGATTTGAATATGTTTAAGGGCATGCTGCATTCAATAAGTGTCAGACTTATAGGAAAAATAAGTTCCAAGCAGTCTATGGTTCCAAGCTGGAAAAATTAATGCAAATGCCTCAAGTCAAAACATCTcagaaagtcagcaaaatgttGGTGCATGTGCAGAGTTGACATCATATTATGCAGAAATGCAGGTTAatggtaaaaacatttttattaattcacgTATTGCAGATCAATTTTTGCTCATGCATTTTGTGATTAGGTAAGAGATTATAACGGTTAGTTGCTGAGACTCCTGGAGAGTCATTTAGtttcaaatattaaaacatttttagtttatATGAGTTACTATGTAAATGAAACATGTTGAATATTAAGATTTTTTCAAGGGGtgtattcaaattcaagcacattCCTAATGTTGAAAACATTGACatacaacacaacaaaattaagattttttttaaacttacagGTGCATcgcaataaattagaatatcatataaaagtttatttatatcaataattcaattcaaaaagtagaaataacaataacataacattatatagatccattacacacagaatgaaacatctcatgtcttagatttatttaatttcttctaattatgattatggcttacgtTTAACAAAGACAGGTACGATTCAGTGTCTCGAAATACTGTTAATATTACttaagaccaatttaaaaatgtttaatatggaaatcttTGCCTCTGAAATgcatgtccatctatatgcactcaatacttggttgagaCTAtctgaactactggaaatggacttttccatcatattctaagttattgagatgcacctgtacaagAGTTTGTAGGAAAACTGCAACTCCGGAAACTGGACCATCCAAGGAGcacttgaatgcaccatgaaaatATTATCTTCTGAAATGAATGTTTAAAAATCAATGACGTGGCTCTTAAAATTTTGACCATAACCGTTtgtataaaaagtgacaaacacGCTGATTGACTTgttgacatttttaataatcAGTTATGTAATTACAACCTGTATTAGGAGAAATCCAGCCATGTGTTCACATGCTCTCCAACTGATGTAACCAGGTGCCATTTCTACCCCAACAACCTGTTTATTCGGCTCAAAACAGCCTCCTTCTTCTCGGCGTGAGTTCATCAGTGGACAGGTCAGCTGCAGTACCGCGGGCTTTGATCTATACAGGCTCCAATTCACAGCGCTTCAAACTGAACACAGTATGATAACAAACACAAGGTGCAATTCAGGGAGTATGGCACCAGAGTTGGCATGGGTCtggattttaaaaatgacacgtCTGAGCATGAATGAAATGATGGTATAAAGCAGattaatacagtatatatatacacacacacatcatgagATAAATTAACAAGAGATGAACCGTTTTAACCatgatccaaaaaaaaaaaaaaaaaaaaagcggaaTTCACAGACAAatccagttttaaaaaaaaaaaagcattataaTGAAACTGGATGACATCCTTGAGATaaggttttttaaatgtgtagcCCTTTAAGTTACATAAAGACAAAATCAGGACGGAAAGACAGAGGTTAAACACAATCATGACAAAATACTGCCGCTCCAAAGTGTCAGACAGTTCAAACTCGGCCCACATGAGTGCAACAACATCAAGTCCGCAAGTGAAGAGTTGTATTTCACAATCACAATCTGTGTTTTGGCGGGAAAATACGCCATTAAATCCCCTAAAAACAGCacgtaaaaatattttttaactaaatAAGATGACCAAATATATCTTTAATTGAGTATATCTTTTGTTTACTACTTTCCTCCTTATGACACATGTACAAACTCTTCACACGAGGCTCAAACTTCACACAACGGGATGTTTTTTAAGCCACACAAAGTGACCGACACCCTGTTTTCCTAAGACAGAAGAAAGCATTCGACTTCATTGCACCATCATCTTCAATGTAACAGTCAAGTATCAACCAACaacaattgttaaaaaaaaaacaaagagatcGTAGACATTCAAAAATGTTAATCTGGAGGATTTAACGAcaaaaaaaatggcaacaaTTCTGTTATGAGCTCTGATGTAACAACTGTAGATGATGTATGAGAGATTTTTTCTAGCATTTAATAAAAGCTAAAGGAAAATAAACGTCTAGGTTGTAACTACACATTCCTTTTGTCTACATTTCTCCTGCTATGAGGCTAATTCTCTGCAAAGATTCACGGCACTACATGTTTTCCAAAAAGTCCCGTTTCATTGTCAAACCAAACCAGCCTGTTATGTACAGTCACAGTTGTCGCATTATGTGCTTTTAAATCGTTTATTTTGAGGCAGTTTTGCACTTTTAGTGTTTTACAAATGTACAAGTTCCATCGTTCAGATGGATACGGACAAGCCTGATTATCACCTCATGTGCTGCTTctctgaaaaaggaaaaaaaaaaagtctaaatctaTAACATCCTTCCATACTTTCATTGTCTTTGACAGTGAGAATAATAATGTGCAAGCTATTAGTTGAGCAGTACCGATGAATGGGAAGAGGAGCCCAAGCTGCCTGCAGGTCAGGCCACGGACATATTAATACTTAACTAAACGTGAGAAATGTATGGAAGCCCATTGGAGccagtaaaagaagaaaaaaaa
Encoded proteins:
- the sst5 gene encoding somatostatin, with product MLRSQVQLLLVALCCSVLMVQVGGAPRRDMLTQRAELTHDKDLAHLLLLKLVSEVIAARGDEMLPELEEEEEEGVREEVMRRHIPLSQRERKAGCRNFFWKTFTSC